AGTGGGGTTGACCACGCCTGGTATATGGGCCCCGCCCCGCATCAGCAAATACGAGACCTCTGCGTAGGTCCCCGCCGGCTCAGCCGAGCCTGGCTCAAGAGGCCTTTTCCCCGGGTCGGCCCGGCCCGGTCCCAACTTCTTCCCTAAGAGGGTTCCCTTGGTGAGGAACTCGTGCGCCAAGTAGCCGGCCAGGAGCAGGTTGCCCTCCTTAGCCGTCGGCGAGCGTGCCGAggccggttccttagccggctcgGCCTTGCTCGCGTGATGGGCACGGGATAGGTCGGGCGGGCTTTCCCGGTCCTTCCGCTTCCTTGACGCGCCAAGTGTCTCCGCGAGACGGGCGTGGCTCGACATCGAAACCCCTCCGATTCTCGCCACGTCAGCACACCGAAAGAGGAGATGCAACCCCCCAAGTGGCGTTAtaaatcagagagagagagagagagaaaaagattggACGGAATAAAAAAAAGGACCACAGTTTCAATTAAATTGACCCGACGAGGAAGAGGAGCGACACGGCAAAGGTCACGGAACGTGAAAGAAATTGGAAACGA
The DNA window shown above is from Musa acuminata AAA Group cultivar baxijiao chromosome BXJ2-4, Cavendish_Baxijiao_AAA, whole genome shotgun sequence and carries:
- the LOC103979661 gene encoding uncharacterized protein LOC103979661 translates to MSSHARLAETLGASRKRKDRESPPDLSRAHHASKAEPAKEPASARSPTAKEGNLLLAGYLAHEFLTKGTLLGKKLGPGRADPGKRPLEPGSAEPAGTYAEVSYLLMRGGAHIPGVVNPTQLARWLQM